A window of the Henckelia pumila isolate YLH828 chromosome 3, ASM3356847v2, whole genome shotgun sequence genome harbors these coding sequences:
- the LOC140886392 gene encoding CBL-interacting serine/threonine-protein kinase 14-like, whose protein sequence is MTLEGLISKAEDAAAGEEISLNLFKKYEVGKLLGSGAFAKVYHGRDLRSGRSVAIKAMSKQRVMRKNLVAHIKREISIMHKLDHPHIVRLLEVLATKTKIYFVMEFAKGGELFTKVAKGRFSEDLSRKYFQQLISAVGYCHSLGIYHRDLKPENLLLDDNWELKITDFGLSAVVTDQIRPDGLLHTLCGTPAYVAPEILAKQGYDGAKIDVWSCGVILFVLNAGYLPFNDTNLMAMYRKIYKGDFRCPKWTSPELKRLLSRILDPNPASRITLDEILLDPWFQKGETETESKTKPNEYLSSGDHHEEYSGRFLNAFDLISYSSGTDLSGLLGDPVSSEMFVSAETPERIIQRIQEEAAAEEGMMRVVKSKGMMRMLKLLVKNNNNNSCELTVGVKRLTEELVVVDVTIGGLEGGDIWYDRLKPRLSDLIHQSEHNISGDVTHSHLLGESNH, encoded by the coding sequence ATGACGCTGGAAGGATTAATTTCAAAGGCGGAGGATGCCGCCGCCGGAGAAGAGATTAGCCTGAATCTGTTCAAGAAATACGAGGTGGGAAAACTCCTGGGCAGCGGCGCCTTCGCCAAAGTGTACCACGGCCGCGACCTCCGCAGCGGCCGAAGCGTGGCCATCAAAGCCATGAGCAAGCAACGCGTGATGAGGAAGAACCTGGTGGCGCACATTAAGAGGGAGATTTCTATCATGCACAAGCTGGACCACCCTCATATCGTGCGCCTCCTGGAAGTACTCGCCACCAAAACCAAGATCTACTTCGTCATGGAATTCGCCAAAGGAGGCGAGCTCTTCACCAAGGTGGCCAAAGGCAGATTCAGCGAGGATCTCAGCCGCAAGTATTTCCAGCAGTTGATCTCCGCCGTCGGTTACTGCCACTCGCTGGGTATTTATCACCGTGATTTGAAGCCCGAGAATCTTTTGCTGGACGACAATTGGGAGCTCAAGATTACTGATTTCGGCCTAAGCGCCGTCGTCACCGACCAGATTCGACCCGACGGTTTGCTCCACACATTATGCGGAACCCCGGCTTACGTTGCGCCTGAGATCCTCGCAAAACAAGGCTACGATGGTGCCAAAATCGATGTTTGGTCATGTGGAGTCATTCTTTTCGTGTTGAATGCTGGTTACTTGCCTTTCAACGACACCAATCTCATGGCTATGTATAGAAAGATCTACAAAGGAGATTTCCGTTGTCCCAAATGGACCTCCCCGGAGCTCAAGCGCCTCTTGTCTCGCATCCTCGACCCCAACCCCGCCTCAAGAATCACCCTCGATGAGATACTCTTGGATCCTTGGTTTCAAAAGGGGGAGACTGAGACTGAGAGTAAGACTAAACCCAATGAATATTTATCATCTGGAGATCATCATGAAGAATATTCCGGCCGTTTCTTGAACGCCTTCGATTTGATCTCCTACTCCTCCGGCACTGATCTGTCGGGGTTATTAGGGGATCCCGTGAGCTCAGAGATGTTTGTGTCTGCCGAGACGCCGGAGAGGATAATCCAGAGGATCCAGGAGGAGGCGGCGGCGGAGGAGGGGATGATGAGGGTGGTTAAGTCGAAGGGGATGATGAGGATGTTGAAGCTGTTGGtgaagaataataataataactcaTGTGAATTGACGGTGGGGGTCAAGCGGTTGACGGAGGAGCTGGTGGTGGTGGACGTCACGATTGGTGGTTTGGAAGGTGGTGATATTTGGTACGACAGATTGAAGCCACGGCTGAGTGATTTAATTCATCAATCGGAACACAATATCTCCGGCGACGTAACTCACTCCCACCTTTTGGGGGAATCCAatcattaa
- the LOC140889629 gene encoding serine/threonine-protein phosphatase 7 long form homolog: MSCSNAVYIGWVSCPRIIKSKDIDRVNTYSWGSAVLAYLYRELCNTSMESKSDLCGPLQILQIWVWSRITLLTPDRVQQSHLASEQVADVLQGLPFPPYGAKWKRGFSWVHTVRHSVRVMRDMLDRMVDGQFKWTVYDMESPELSMYLEGDRNLLCRSACPLINFDIIEMHRPERCLRQFGMRQGIPPPAPNYDIFHKLTRQGRPNYDWDAFHKQFVDMWTNRYNFVMGGEFVIPGTPDTTLEYISWYRRISHIFVSPTLVPTTMVGYHPIDGRYRQSFEQQYQQQGHVSMSQHPTWTQNEGEAGTSTTNHPRYTQHYGDPRPSTTNTTFYTPPMMSSFRGYDHNFHTPYAGIFTQLLQSDFRPFMHDIRPRLNISPIPFQEYSDIPITEMSVSTVGPGTTPEQPRTEGDEEERYGRGRRTIVRPSCGTGGHRYHRH, encoded by the exons ATGAGTTGCAGCAACGCTGTTTATATTGGTTGGGTTTCATGCCCGAGGATAATAAAATCAAAG GACATCGATAGAGTGAATACATATAGCTGGGGCTCGGCTGTATTGGCCTATCTTTACCGAGAATTATGCAACACATCCATGGAGTCAAAAAGCGATCTATGTGGGCCTCTCCAAATACTTCAG ATTTGGGTGTGGTCACGGATTACACTTTTAACTCCGGATAGGGTACAACAAAGTCATCTGGCATCGGAGCAAGTTGCCGATGTGCTTCAGGGACTACCGTTCCCACCTTATGGCGCAAA GTGGAAGCGTGGGTTTTCATGGGTGCACACTGTGCGTCATTCTGTTCGTGTAATGAGAGATATGCTTGATAGGATGGTAGACGGACAG TTTAAATGGACCGTATATGATATGGAGTCACCAGAGTTGTCTATGTACCTTGAGGGAGATAGAAATCTCCTATGTCGATCTGCATGTCCTCTGataaattttgatattattGAAATGCACCGACCAGAGAGATGTCTTCGACAATTTGGAATGCGTCAGGGTATTCCCCCACCCGCCCCTAACTACGACATATTTCATAAATTGACACGACAAGGGCGACCTAATTACGATTGGGATGCATTTCACAAACAGTTTGTGGATATGTGGACTAATAGATATAATTTTGTCATGGGCGGAGAATTTGTCATACCTGGTACACCTGACACCACGTTGGAGTATATTAGTTGGTACCGGCGTATTTCTCATATTTTTGTATCTCCGACGCTGGTACCTACGACTATGgttggatatcatcccatagaTGGAAGATACCGACAATCTTTT GAACAACAATATCAGCAACAAGGTCATGTGTCTATGTCGCAACATCCAACGTGGACACAAAATGAGGGTGAAGCCGGAACTTCTACGACAAATCATCCCAGGTACACACAACATTATGGGGACCCCAGACCTTCGACAACAAATACTACATTCTATACTCCGCCTATGATGTCGAGTTTTAGAGGGTATGATCATAACTTTCACACCCCATATGCTGGTATTTTTACACAACTTCTACAAAGTGACTTTCGACCATTTATGCATGACATACGCCCTCGATTGAATATATCACCGATCCCATTTCAAGAATATTCTGATATACCAATAACTGAGATGTCTGTGAGTACGGTTGGTCCCGGCACAACTCCTGAACAACCACGGACAGAGGGAGATGAGGAGGAGAGGTATGGTCGTGGTCGCAGAACAATTGTAAGACCTAGTTGCGGCACTGGTGGTCATCGTTATCACCGTCATTGA
- the LOC140892896 gene encoding WEB family protein At2g38370-like produces the protein MATEILDSVKSEGSARVEIDTSAPFESVKEAVNRFGGMGFWKPSSRVHASQAEQLGRDLIIKERETLDVLKQLETTRRTVELKFKLQKEASAKENSWKQNNVNSVAEKAEKENHESNMNAFDAPGIILLELEQAKMNLARTTTDLVDIRATVYLYNKKIEKERKLLDKTRQRLSSNTLQISSLEEELDQTKQALELAKHAQVQGSSSSANHLDVVTRELQKLSSETEQFKEVGKAARSEVLRALSQIEQTRSGIKAAEKRLVAAKKMKKAAKASEAVALAEIRALSNGEESKSNASEHKCESVTLTLEEYSSLISRAIEANEACKDRAAVHANLSKTDILNRVEKVTEELKISKGTLEEALSRVQAANTSKLAVEEALRKWRSEHSQKQRSVHNTTKFTNSHQFLHCQESHMLDESGTNHEKNDELKPVLKPSLSIGKILSRKLLLTKEYGNGMQGEKNIVNRQVSLRHLLKKEGKENPEFPSQRKKLSFARISVLVKKQMKIKKKKQSSINLNVSQLER, from the exons ATGGCTACCGAAATCCTTGATTCGGTGAAATCAGAGGGGTCGGCGAGGGTTGAGATTGACACATCAGCGCCATTTGAGTCGGTTAAGGAGGCTGTCAACCGGTTCGGTGGTATGGGTTTCTGGAAACCCAGTTCCCGTGTACATGCTTCTCAG GCGGAACAGTTAGGAAGGGATCTGATTATCAAGGAAAGGGAAACTCTTGATGTTTTAAAACAACTGGAAACCACTAGAAGAACCGTAGAACTCAAGTTCAAGTTGCAGAAAGAAGCATCCGCAAAAGAAAACTCCTGGAAGCAGAACAATGTGAATTCTGTGGCTGAAAAAGCAGAAAAGGAAAACCATGAAAGCAACATGAATGCCTTTGACGCTCCTGGAATCATCCTACTTGAGCTGGAACAGGCTAAGATGAACTTAGCTAGGACTACTACTGATCTTGTAGATATTCGAGCTACTGTCTACCTGTATAACAAGAAAATTGAGAAAGAAAGAAAGTTGCTCGATAAGACCCGACAAAGGTTGTCTTCTAATACCTTACAAATTTCTTCTCTTGAGGAGGAGTTAGATCAGACAAAACAGGCGCTAGAATTGGCCAAACATGCTCAAGTCCAAGGTAGTAGTAGTTCTGCTAATCACTTGGATGTTGTCACGAGGGAGCTTCAGAAGCTAAGCTCTGAGACGGAACAATTCAAGGAAGTTGGGAAAGCTGCAAGATCTGAAGTGTTGAGGGCATTGTCTCAGATTGAACAGACGAGGAGTGGGATCAAGGCGGCTGAGAAAAGGTTGGTTGCGGCTAAAAAGATGAAGAAAGCAGCCAAGGCTTCTGAAGCTGTCGCCCTTGCAGAAATCAGAGCATTATCCAATGGTGAAGAAAGCAAGTCCAATGCTTCTGAGCATAAATGTGAAAGTGTGACTCTTACTTTGGAGGAATACTCATCCTTAATCTCCAGGGCTATAGAAGCAAATGAAGCTTGTAAGGATAGAGCAGCAGTGCATGCTAATTTGTCAAAGACAGATATCTTAAACAGGGTTGAAAAAGTAACTGAAGAACTTAAAATTAGCAAAGGGACATTGGAAGAAGCATTGAGTAGAGTGCAAGCGGCAAACACAAGTAAATTGGCAGTTGAAGAGGCGCTACGAAAGTGGAGATCCGAGCACAGTCAGAAACAGCGCTCCGTGCACAACACTACTAAATTTACGAATTCTCATCAATTCCTCCATTGTCAAGAATCTCATATGCTGGATGAAAGTGGTACAAATCATGAGAAGAATGATGAGTTAAAACCAGTGTTGAAGCCAAGTCTCTCAATTGGGAAAATATTGAGCAGGAAACTTCTTCTAACCAAAGAGTATGGAAATGGGATGCAAGGAGAAAAGAATATCGTGAATCGCCAAGTGTCACTCAGACACCTTCTCAAGAAAGAGGGTAAAGAGAATCCCGAATTTCCTTCGCAGAGAAAGAAGCTCAGTTTTGCTCGAATCTCAGTTCTGGTGAAAAAGCAGATGAAGattaaaaagaagaaacaatCCTCCATCAATTTGAATGTTTCTCAGCTAGAAAGATGA